A genomic region of Terriglobia bacterium contains the following coding sequences:
- a CDS encoding tetratricopeptide repeat protein, whose protein sequence is MRHRSPGVGSMLWLLVVAVLSAGIALAADPPQQPAQPAQPSQPAQPSSEAPVEKPIAKASFWQRLRPRHKDTEAPAAESPRETKKADEEVRSAAPRDLVKIGARLRKSPIAVDPVAKSYLDLVDRGGATAGDLNDFSVFLGRHGYYDDAVQYQRSALRLDSKNATLWVNLGTLHRAAERTSAARAAYKRAISIDPNNAYAHYDLGTVYESQGDYDAAVDEYSRALILDPRMGDPKFNPQVVSNDRMLVVKLLNYAGQSGSMGLPLLPVTSGLSQPPRPAPASPPAAQPVAPAPAPAAARPAPSPQKPSPPPSPRRRAAGPADDKETPKK, encoded by the coding sequence ATGAGGCACCGCAGCCCGGGCGTTGGGTCGATGCTGTGGCTGCTCGTCGTCGCCGTCCTCTCCGCGGGGATCGCGCTCGCCGCCGATCCGCCGCAGCAGCCCGCTCAGCCCGCTCAGCCGTCCCAGCCTGCCCAGCCGTCGTCCGAGGCGCCGGTGGAGAAGCCGATCGCGAAGGCCTCGTTCTGGCAGCGGCTGAGGCCGCGCCACAAGGACACCGAGGCCCCGGCGGCGGAATCGCCGCGAGAGACCAAGAAGGCCGATGAGGAGGTCAGGTCGGCCGCGCCGCGCGATCTGGTCAAGATCGGAGCGCGCCTCAGGAAGAGTCCCATCGCGGTCGACCCTGTCGCCAAGAGCTACCTCGACCTCGTGGACCGGGGCGGCGCGACGGCTGGGGACCTGAACGACTTCTCGGTGTTCCTCGGCCGCCACGGTTACTACGACGACGCCGTCCAGTACCAGCGGTCGGCTCTTCGTCTCGACTCCAAGAACGCGACGCTCTGGGTGAACCTCGGCACCCTGCACCGCGCGGCCGAGCGGACGTCGGCGGCGCGTGCCGCCTACAAGCGCGCGATATCGATCGACCCCAACAACGCGTACGCGCACTACGACCTCGGCACGGTGTACGAGAGCCAGGGCGACTACGACGCCGCGGTGGACGAGTACAGCCGCGCCCTGATCCTCGACCCCAGGATGGGGGACCCGAAATTCAACCCCCAGGTCGTGAGCAACGACCGGATGCTCGTGGTGAAGCTCCTGAACTACGCGGGTCAGTCCGGCTCGATGGGACTCCCGCTCCTTCCGGTCACCTCCGGCCTGTCGCAGCCGCCTCGTCCCGCTCCGGCGAGCCCCCCTGCAGCCCAGCCGGTCGCTCCCGCGCCCGCGCCGGCGGCCGCGCGCCCCGCGCCGTCCCCGCAGAAGCCGTCCCCTCCTCCGAGCCCCCGGCGCCGCGCCGCGGGACCGGCGGACGACAAAGAGACCCCGAAGAAGTAG